The proteins below come from a single Myripristis murdjan chromosome 10, fMyrMur1.1, whole genome shotgun sequence genomic window:
- the LOC115366306 gene encoding F-BAR and double SH3 domains protein 1-like produces the protein MQPPPRKVKESQEVKLEFLEQLGRLQTKHQQDTELLEEIRSFSKQRAAIEKEYGQALQRLAVQYQKKDWQRGKTDAITSGVFGVWRSVVDATALNAAARLAAAEEYRALIGQASRSLRNAKDTKTKRGLEQLQRVQGEVVDALRELHRVKKSYHQVSHIANMAREKATDAQARARRSEHGIFHFRTGLHKMSGKLSARLKECDDHLTEVRNDYLLMLASINAHHHHYYTNDLPHVMEHMDGDVYDQMRDHFTLLCRTEMDVSLAAHKEYSRIWDSASKVTRERNAVQFLQESLPPSKMPRFTFQAAPHDKVCVLQEVGGSEREGCLDKEARKWAAKAAKDYKIISHGERVLQSLECRLKLLSGETGLSVEQRIVEVEESIRKAKVSRAKAQARLALLSECIVGVEQYVHATMSQAEEELERERRLSEQRRSTEDFSEDEFELTDFEDYDDENRDIFTDPIPASGMCVYPVACRVIYSYQASQSDELSVTEGEELQVIEDGDMENWLKVCNSCGQVGYVPERYVQFLCLPAKDTAQLDTSSTGHNRRGQIRGVARALYSYHGQSKEELSFQEGALIHLLRFRQGEVDDGFWEGELDGRTGVFPSLVVELIRDEGEEEEEQDEVETLPTPTPPPFSPPIPIPFATPAPCSSPSPNPSPNQLCSPPSAPLPSCVEDKLQAVPMELQRLADNKIESGGSNQSSPDPSFRRIKPCRAPPPPPTQRLSLQPSDRKGERC, from the exons ATGCAGCCGCCACCTAGAAAG gtgaaAGAGAGTCAGGAGGTGAAGCTGGAGTTCTTGGAGCAGCTTGGGAGACTACAGACCAAGCATCAGCAGGACACTGAGCTCCTGGAAGAGATCAG GTCCTTCAGTAAACAACGAGCAGCTATAGAGAAAGAATATGGTCAG GCTCTTCAGAGGTTGGCGGTCCAGTACCAAAAGAAAGACTGgcaaagaggaaaaactgaTGCCATCACATCTGG tgtgtttggtgtgtggcGGTCAGTGGTGGATGCTACAGCTCTGAATGCTGCAGCGCGGTTGGCTGCTGCTGAGGAATACCGCGCTCTGATTGGACAAGCCTCCAGAAGCCTTCGCAATGCAAAGGACACCAAGACTAAGAGA ggCCTGGAGCAACTGCAGCGGGTACAGGGAGAAGTGGTGGATGCTCTACGGGAGCTGCACAGGGTCAAAAAGAGCTACCACCAAGTCAGTCACATCGCCAACATGGCTAGAGAAAAGGCTACTGATGCACAGGCCAG AGCCAGGAGGAGTGAGCATGGGATTTTCCACTTTAGAACAGGACTACATAAGATGAGTGGCAAG ctcaGTGCCAGGTTGAAGGAGTGTGATGATCATTTAACTGAAGTTCGTAATGACTATCTGCTGATGTTAGCATCCATCAATGCGCATCACCATCACTACTACACTAATGATCTACCACATGTTATGGAG CATATGGATGGTGATGTGTATGACCAGATGAGAGACCACTTCACTTTGCTGTGCAGGACAGAGATGGATGTCAGTCTGGCCGCACATAAAGAATACAGCAGAATATGGGACAGTGCTTCGAAG gtgaccagagagagaaatgctgtGCAGTTTCTACAAGAATCTCTTCCTCCCAGCAAAATGCCCAGATTCACCTTCCAGGCAGCTCCACATGACaag gtgtgtgttttgcaggagGTGGGTGGTTCAGAGAGGGAGGGCTGTCTGGATAAGGAGGCCAGGAAATGGGCTGCCAAAGCTGCCAAAGACTACAAAATCATCAGCCATGGGGAAAGG GTCCTGCAGAGTTTAGAGTGTCGTTTGAAGCTTTTGTCCGGGGAGACAGGCCTCAGCGTGGAGCAGAGGATTGTCGAGGTGGAGGAGAGCATCAGAAAAGCCAAG gTTAGCAGAGCGAAGGCACAGGCCCGTCTGGCCTTGTTATCAGAGTGCATTGTGGGAGTTGAACAGTATGTGCATGCCACAATGAGCCAGGCagaagaggagctggagagagagagacgactgAGTGAACAAAGAAGGTCCACAGAAGACTTCTca GAGGATGAGTTTGAGCTGACAGACTTTGAGGACTATGATGATGAGAACAGAGACATCTTCACTGATCCAATACCAGCATCTGGAATGTGTGTTTACCCCGTGGCCTGCAGAGTTATCTACAGCTATCAG GCTAGTCAATCAGACGAACTGTCAGTCACGGAGGGGGAGGAGCTTCAAGTGATCGAGGATGGAGACATGGAGAATTGGCTAAAG GTGTGTAACTCCTGTGGTCAGGTGGGTTACGTTCCTGAGCGCTATGTGCAGTTTCTGTGCCTACCTGCAAAGGACACTGCTCAGCTGGACACTTCTTCCACTGGGCATAACAGAAGGGGGCAAATCAGAG GTGTGGCCAGGGCTCTGTACTCCTACCACGGCCAGAGCAAAGAGGAGCTGTCCTTCCAAGAGGGGGCGCTAATTCACCTGTTACGCTTTCGACAGGGAGAG GTGGATGATGGATTCTGGGAGGGAGAGCTGGATGGACGAACAGGCGTCTTTCCGTCGCTTGTTGTGGAGCTTATCCgagatgagggagaggaggaggaagagcaggacgAGGTGGAG ACGCTCCCCACCCCAACTCCTCCACCTTTTTCTCCCCCCATTCCGATCCCCTTTGCCACCCCGGCCCCATGCTCCAGCCCCAGCCCAAACCCCAGCCCAAACCAGCTCTGCTCACCTCCCAGTGCTCCCCTTCCCAGCTGTGTGGAGGACAAACTACAGGCTGTTCCTATGGAGCTGCAGAGACTGGCAGACAACAAGATAG